A stretch of DNA from Nonlabens ponticola:
GAAAACCGGATAGTAAGGCCTTAGGATAGACAATCGAGATTATTTATGACAAAGTTAATTATTTACCCACGAGTGCATTATAATTTTGAGGTAATCAAATGTAAACCATGAGTAAGTCACAATTAAAACCACAAATAGAATCAATTATTGCCAAGCCATTGTTGGAACCAAAACAAAAAATGCAGGCAATTTGTGATCTATTGCAAGAGCAGATAGATACTTATGATTGGGTTGGATTTTACATGGCAAACCACGACGAGCGCGTGCTTAATTTGTGGTGCCAAGCTGGTGAACAGACTGATCATGTGCAGATTCCTTTTGGTAAAGGGATTTGCGGTCAAGTGGCAGTTTCTAACGAGAATTTTGTAGTAGAAGA
This window harbors:
- a CDS encoding GAF domain-containing protein, which gives rise to MSKSQLKPQIESIIAKPLLEPKQKMQAICDLLQEQIDTYDWVGFYMANHDERVLNLWCQAGEQTDHVQIPFGKGICGQVAVSNENFVVEDVKAQDNYIACSIHVKSEVVIPLFKDGKNIGQIDIDSNTIDAFDKSDEEFLEWVNAQVAAIL